From the genome of Hyphomicrobiales bacterium:
TCGACGGCACTTTGATACGGAGCGACTCCCTGGCGGAGTCGTTTCTCGCCCTGATCGCCAAAAATTTGTTTTATTGCCTGCTCGTTCCGATTTGGCTGCTGCGCGGCAAGGCCTATTTGAAACGGCAAATCGCCAGACGGGTCGACATCGAACCGTCGCTGCTTCCCTATAATGAAGAGCTTCTGCGCTATCTCAAGGCGGAAAAGGCGTCCGGCCGGCCGCTGGCCTTGGCAACCGCGGCCGATGAGCTCCACGCCAATGCAATCGCGGAGCATCTCGGGATTTTTGACGCGGTCTTTGCCAGCGATGGCGATACGAATCTTTCCGGCAGCCGCAAACTGGATCGGCTGAACGCGGCATTCGGCGTCGGCAATTTCGATTATGCCGCCAACAGCAAGGTTGACCTGCCGATATGGCAGAGCGCCCGCGAGGCGATCATTGTGAACCCTCACTCCGGCGTGCAAGCGCAGGCCGCCAAAGTCGCCGATGTCGCGCGCGTCTTTGACGACCGCAGGGGCTGGTTCCGTCAGCTCGTCAACGCATTGCGCCTTCATCAATGGGTGAAGAACGTTTTGATCTTCGTGCCGCTGGTCCTCGACCACCGGATCAACGAGCCCGGCCTTTTGATACAGGCATTTTGGGCCTTTTGCGCGTTCGGCTTCTGCGCTTCGAGTGTCTATATCCTAAATGATTTGGTCGACATTGCCGCCGATCGAAAACACCAGACCAAGCGTAGGCGCCCATTCGCCTCGGGCAGGCTTCCGATAGCTCTCGGAACCGCTATGATTCCGCTGCTGCTGGCTATTTCGCTCGGCTTCGCATCGCTGTTGCCAATAGAGTTCCTTGGCGGACTGGGGCTCTACTATCTGATCACGCTGGCCTACACCTTCCGGCTCAAGCGGGTGCAAATCATCGATGTGATCGTCTTGGCCGGTCTGTACACGATGCGGATCATTGCCGGCGGATTGGCGGTCGATGTCACGCCTTCCTTCTGGCTGCTGTCATTTTCCATGTTCTTCTTCCTGAGCCTGGCGCTGGCAAAGCGCTATGTAGAACTATCGGCAATCCAGGCACAGGAAATGACCAAGAGCCATGGCCGGGGCTACGTCGCCCAGGACCTGGAGACGATGGCCCATTTCGGCATCAA
Proteins encoded in this window:
- a CDS encoding UbiA family prenyltransferase — encoded protein: MLKREANRSADKAICLCVDLDGTLIRSDSLAESFLALIAKNLFYCLLVPIWLLRGKAYLKRQIARRVDIEPSLLPYNEELLRYLKAEKASGRPLALATAADELHANAIAEHLGIFDAVFASDGDTNLSGSRKLDRLNAAFGVGNFDYAANSKVDLPIWQSAREAIIVNPHSGVQAQAAKVADVARVFDDRRGWFRQLVNALRLHQWVKNVLIFVPLVLDHRINEPGLLIQAFWAFCAFGFCASSVYILNDLVDIAADRKHQTKRRRPFASGRLPIALGTAMIPLLLAISLGFASLLPIEFLGGLGLYYLITLAYTFRLKRVQIIDVIVLAGLYTMRIIAGGLAVDVTPSFWLLSFSMFFFLSLALAKRYVELSAIQAQEMTKSHGRGYVAQDLETMAHFGINGGYIAILVLALYINSEDVTALYVHPEVIWLLCPIVLYLVSRIWLKARRNELHEDPVIFVLRDLRSQLLVAIGAILLWIATVLPQ